A genomic region of Nostoc sp. UHCC 0702 contains the following coding sequences:
- the phnD gene encoding phosphate/phosphite/phosphonate ABC transporter substrate-binding protein yields MEKCVDTQTLTPKHRLFSKNRVLFLAMVMALLGAGCTEKVSGSHQSLVKKTSASSKYHISTLKIGVLPTQSRTEQERMVKSLKEYLEESFRREVDTESQANTLEGQGRRERQGTQGTQKIQAVSPISFDFQIAKDYKEIIDLLVQDKLDMAYLGPLGYVEAVERGAKFKPLVTAIDKYTRQPWYRACILVKENSPIKTLKDLKGKRIAFVDKSSTSGYLMPVVAFNQLGIDSQRDFAQVIYAGSHSKSMAALEDGTVDAAATNIPSYLKHQRSRKLTHQNWRVLWESVPITNSPIIVSKKLPPELIHQLKQTFLNSPDGIEDITGIESAGYTLVNPSDYASIEQLHKDLKLISIPAK; encoded by the coding sequence ATGGAGAAATGCGTAGACACACAGACGCTTACTCCTAAACATCGCTTATTCAGCAAAAACAGAGTTTTGTTTTTAGCGATGGTTATGGCGTTACTGGGTGCAGGCTGTACGGAAAAAGTATCTGGGAGTCATCAGTCCCTTGTAAAAAAGACCTCAGCGAGTAGTAAATATCACATATCTACCTTGAAAATTGGAGTGCTGCCTACGCAAAGTCGCACAGAACAAGAACGGATGGTTAAATCCTTAAAAGAATACTTAGAGGAGTCCTTTAGGCGAGAAGTTGATACCGAATCGCAAGCCAACACCTTAGAGGGACAAGGGAGGCGAGAGAGACAAGGAACGCAAGGTACACAGAAAATACAAGCTGTGAGTCCAATTTCATTTGATTTCCAGATTGCCAAGGATTACAAGGAAATCATTGACTTACTGGTGCAGGATAAGCTTGATATGGCTTATTTAGGGCCTTTGGGCTATGTTGAGGCAGTAGAGCGGGGTGCTAAATTTAAACCATTGGTTACTGCGATCGATAAATACACTAGGCAACCTTGGTATCGGGCGTGTATTCTTGTCAAAGAAAATAGTCCCATCAAAACCCTCAAAGACCTGAAAGGCAAGCGCATAGCCTTTGTGGACAAATCATCAACCTCTGGGTATTTAATGCCCGTAGTGGCTTTTAATCAACTTGGGATTGATTCCCAGAGGGATTTTGCTCAAGTTATCTATGCTGGCAGCCATAGTAAGAGTATGGCTGCACTAGAAGATGGCACTGTTGATGCAGCAGCCACTAATATTCCCTCCTACCTCAAGCACCAAAGAAGCCGCAAGCTAACACATCAAAACTGGAGAGTCTTGTGGGAATCTGTTCCCATAACTAATTCCCCCATAATAGTGTCTAAAAAGCTACCTCCTGAGTTAATCCATCAGCTCAAACAGACTTTTCTTAATAGCCCAGATGGTATTGAGGATATTACGGGAATCGAGTCAGCTGGATACACTCTTGTTAACCCTTCAGATTACGCTTCTATTGAGCAACTCCATAAAGATCTCAAATTAATTTCTATTCCGGCAAAATGA
- a CDS encoding PAS domain S-box protein produces MSEYKQSEETYSRFFSLSLDLFCIASFDGYFQHLNPAWTKILGWSTQELLEKPFIEFVHPEDREFTILTAQKLENGVDAISFENRYLCQDGSYKWLSWNAISAIEKNLFYALAHDITVNKQKELELKDYIQELEAFKFALNAHSLVAITDKKGAITYANDLFCEVSQYSREELLGQDHDLDFLVHDLTKILSSMKMGTNRIREIVISLRNFSRLDEAEKKLVDIHEGIENTLLILHHRWKDNSTGLGISLIKEYGDLPLVDCYPGQLNQVFMNIITNALDALEESVLNRKITGKPQIRIRTEVLDKNFISIRIADNGSGTTEEVRARLFDPFFTTKPVGKGTGLGLSISYQIVVEKHGGTLKCLSELGKGTEFWIQIPVETFRRNVFTDK; encoded by the coding sequence ATGTCTGAGTATAAACAATCAGAAGAAACATACTCTAGATTTTTTTCCCTTTCCCTAGATTTATTTTGTATTGCTAGTTTTGATGGTTATTTTCAGCATTTAAACCCAGCATGGACAAAAATACTAGGTTGGTCAACTCAGGAACTGCTTGAAAAACCATTTATTGAATTTGTTCACCCCGAAGACCGCGAATTCACTATTTTAACTGCTCAAAAACTGGAAAATGGTGTAGATGCAATTTCTTTTGAAAACCGCTATCTCTGTCAAGATGGCTCCTACAAATGGTTGTCATGGAATGCAATTTCAGCTATTGAAAAAAACTTATTTTACGCATTAGCTCATGATATTACTGTTAATAAACAAAAAGAACTAGAACTAAAAGATTATATTCAAGAATTAGAAGCTTTTAAATTTGCTTTAAATGCCCATTCATTGGTAGCTATCACAGATAAAAAAGGGGCTATCACTTATGCTAATGATTTATTTTGTGAAGTTTCTCAATATTCTAGAGAAGAACTTTTAGGACAAGACCACGACTTAGATTTTCTGGTTCATGACTTAACAAAGATTTTATCTTCTATGAAGATGGGTACTAACCGGATTCGTGAAATTGTGATTAGTCTGCGAAACTTTTCGCGCCTTGATGAAGCAGAGAAAAAGTTAGTTGATATTCATGAAGGCATTGAAAATACATTGTTGATTTTGCACCATCGGTGGAAAGATAATAGTACTGGGCTTGGTATATCTTTAATTAAAGAATATGGTGATTTGCCCTTAGTAGATTGCTACCCTGGGCAGTTAAATCAGGTATTTATGAATATTATCACTAATGCGCTCGATGCATTGGAAGAGTCAGTCTTGAATAGAAAAATAACTGGAAAACCACAAATTAGGATTCGGACTGAAGTTTTAGATAAAAATTTTATTTCCATCCGAATTGCTGATAACGGTTCTGGGACAACTGAAGAAGTGAGAGCGCGTTTATTTGATCCATTTTTCACAACTAAGCCTGTGGGTAAAGGAACAGGTTTAGGACTCTCCATTAGCTATCAAATTGTAGTAGAAAAACATGGTGGAACTTTGAAGTGTCTATCAGAATTAGGAAAAGGCACAGAGTTCTGGATTCAAATCCCAGTAGAGACGTTCCGCCGGAACGTCTTTACTGACAAATAA
- a CDS encoding HAMP domain-containing protein has translation MKISTKFFAGATVSVGLIVAILVGNIVVVQQIRQTIREKSSQSTETVKLALAVKNALKSEIIELKDAVLLKTDNTEIIKFSTEFLDSLNELERLLPDAPEISVIRRRHQFLSQIANQVTNLNSSQSRLADSQQYFISINAFSRDIELFIDQLLERANQQRLLVEEQLQSFYQVQRIISFIVVQVIVILFAVIFVVIGRPVIRSLQNLQVGTAEIAAGNLDYRLDIRTGDEVEDLANAFNHMALKLAESRETLMKNTELTQMNQRLEVEISERKQAETELQKALQELQNTQAQLIQTEKMSSLGQLVAGVAHEINNPVNFIYGNISHAGKYTEELLELVSLYQQEFPNPGQKIQEKSQNIDLEFLLDDLPKILSSMKMGSQRIQQIVLSLRTFSRLDEADMKEVDIHEGIDSTLLILQNRLKAKPECTDIEVIKQYGKLPLVECYAGQLNQVFMNIINNAIDALQESMVKGQRSIVKGQQSTVNGQQSITNNSKLLTMDNGLLTKPQIFIHTEVTSNNRVVVRIADNGEGITEEVRQKLFDPFFTTKPVGQGTGLGLSISYQIIVQKHSGILRCESQPGKGTEFWIEIPLRQERKQMVLQTVPENLQAIA, from the coding sequence ATGAAAATCTCTACAAAGTTTTTCGCAGGTGCGACTGTATCTGTCGGACTCATAGTAGCTATTCTGGTTGGCAATATTGTAGTTGTCCAGCAAATTAGGCAGACTATCCGTGAGAAAAGCAGTCAAAGTACCGAAACTGTCAAACTTGCTCTAGCAGTCAAAAATGCTTTGAAGTCTGAAATTATTGAACTGAAGGATGCTGTTTTACTTAAGACTGACAATACAGAAATAATCAAGTTTTCCACAGAGTTCCTAGACTCGCTCAATGAGTTAGAACGCTTGCTTCCAGATGCTCCAGAAATTTCAGTGATTCGTCGCCGCCACCAATTTCTCAGCCAGATAGCAAATCAGGTAACCAACTTAAATTCTAGCCAAAGCCGTCTTGCAGATTCTCAGCAGTATTTTATCAGTATTAATGCCTTTAGTAGAGATATAGAGTTGTTCATTGACCAGCTGCTTGAACGTGCTAATCAGCAGCGCCTCTTAGTAGAGGAGCAGTTGCAGAGCTTTTATCAAGTGCAGAGAATTATTTCGTTTATAGTTGTGCAAGTAATTGTAATTTTATTTGCTGTTATATTTGTGGTAATCGGGCGTCCGGTAATCAGGTCTTTGCAGAATTTACAGGTGGGAACGGCAGAAATTGCAGCAGGAAACCTAGACTACCGTTTAGATATTCGGACGGGGGATGAAGTAGAAGACCTTGCCAACGCATTTAATCACATGGCACTGAAACTAGCCGAATCCCGTGAAACATTGATGAAAAACACTGAATTAACTCAGATGAACCAGCGCCTAGAGGTGGAAATTTCTGAACGCAAACAAGCAGAAACAGAACTTCAGAAAGCTTTACAAGAACTCCAAAACACCCAAGCTCAACTGATTCAAACTGAGAAAATGTCTAGTTTAGGTCAACTTGTGGCAGGGGTAGCACATGAAATTAATAACCCTGTTAACTTTATCTACGGCAATATTTCTCACGCTGGTAAATATACTGAGGAATTACTAGAGTTAGTCAGCCTTTACCAACAAGAGTTTCCCAACCCAGGACAGAAGATTCAGGAAAAGTCACAGAACATTGACTTAGAGTTTTTGTTGGATGATCTGCCTAAAATCCTGAGTTCGATGAAAATGGGATCTCAAAGAATTCAGCAGATTGTTTTGTCTTTACGCACCTTCTCTCGTCTGGATGAAGCAGATATGAAAGAGGTAGATATTCACGAAGGCATTGATAGTACGCTGTTGATTTTGCAGAATCGACTGAAAGCCAAGCCAGAGTGTACAGATATTGAAGTGATTAAGCAGTATGGCAAGCTGCCTTTAGTTGAGTGCTATGCAGGGCAGTTAAATCAAGTGTTTATGAACATTATTAATAATGCGATCGATGCTTTGCAAGAGTCAATGGTCAAGGGTCAACGGTCAATAGTCAAGGGTCAACAGTCAACAGTCAACGGTCAACAGTCAATAACTAACAATTCTAAACTATTGACTATGGACAATGGACTCTTGACTAAACCCCAGATTTTCATTCATACGGAAGTGACCAGCAATAATCGAGTGGTAGTGCGAATTGCTGACAATGGCGAAGGGATAACAGAAGAGGTTAGACAAAAGTTGTTTGACCCATTTTTCACTACTAAACCTGTAGGACAAGGAACAGGACTAGGTTTATCGATTAGCTACCAGATTATTGTGCAGAAACACTCTGGAATACTGCGGTGTGAGTCCCAACCAGGAAAAGGAACTGAGTTCTGGATTGAGATCCCCTTGCGTCAGGAGAGAAAACAGATGGTACTTCAAACTGTACCGGAAAATTTACAGGCGATCGCCTAA
- a CDS encoding FHA domain-containing protein: MQNINTFNTTKLSLELLHVQTNTSFEFPPNSAVIRIGKPNDQSPPDLDLSNLPDVEVVSRIQAQIRLEGSNYFIEDLGSSNGTFLNQLKLEPKTLYQLKPGDRIDFGQGAKVTFIFQNQQLQHQIVTTSNSTSILPKTAKNKKQITLDKITKLIGLALMVTSAVILTANIRVGLFFSIPAFLLCAAGVFVLFQRRVNHNLGWILIALGVLVIIFTGKLFASINLLLLLMLAVLFFAGYQLFTTGKILDYDLRSLKKLINK, encoded by the coding sequence ATGCAAAATATCAACACTTTTAACACCACAAAGCTAAGTTTAGAGCTATTGCATGTCCAAACCAACACTTCCTTTGAGTTTCCCCCAAATTCTGCTGTTATTCGCATCGGTAAGCCAAATGACCAAAGTCCACCTGACCTTGATCTCTCGAACTTGCCAGATGTTGAAGTGGTTTCTCGTATTCAAGCACAAATTCGACTAGAAGGAAGTAATTACTTTATTGAAGATTTAGGCAGTTCTAATGGTACGTTTCTCAATCAATTAAAGCTTGAACCTAAAACTCTCTATCAGCTGAAGCCAGGAGATAGAATCGACTTCGGACAAGGGGCTAAAGTAACATTTATCTTTCAAAATCAACAACTTCAACATCAGATAGTTACTACTTCAAATTCTACTAGTATTCTGCCCAAAACTGCTAAAAATAAAAAACAAATTACTCTTGATAAAATAACCAAGTTGATCGGCTTGGCTTTGATGGTTACATCTGCTGTCATTTTAACTGCGAATATTCGAGTTGGTCTTTTTTTTAGTATTCCTGCATTTTTGCTATGTGCTGCTGGGGTCTTTGTTCTTTTTCAACGGCGAGTTAACCATAACTTAGGATGGATTTTGATAGCCCTAGGAGTCCTAGTTATTATATTTACTGGTAAGTTATTTGCGTCAATTAATCTTTTATTACTGCTGATGTTAGCGGTTTTATTCTTCGCTGGTTATCAACTGTTCACCACAGGCAAAATCTTAGATTACGATTTGCGATCGCTTAAAAAATTAATCAATAAGTAG